A window of Citrus sinensis cultivar Valencia sweet orange chromosome 7, DVS_A1.0, whole genome shotgun sequence contains these coding sequences:
- the LOC102607776 gene encoding probable hexokinase-like 2 protein, with the protein MRKEVVVVAAVSTAATIAAVAALVRQRRRRKEQRWKQTQTILRKFARECATPVPRLWQVANALVSEMQASLASNETTADLNMLLSYLASLPNGEEKGLYYGINLRATDFLILCARLGGKNEPISDLHREEISIPSDVMCCTSQELFDYIAGEFAKFVNAHPDNGNDTSAKEKKLGYTWSHSVDQVTTLSPSAIKWKNFAANDTVEETLVTNINQALAKHDLNMRVYALVDDTIGSLAGGRFYNRDSVASVTLGTGTNAAYVESSQAVPKWQGPSPKSGEIVSYFHDSIPCIIALNGKYLSLTLQVISTEWGNFSSSSFPVTEFDASLDAESLNPGSMIFEKLVSGMYLGEIVRRVLLRMAKEADLFGDTVPPKLMLPYLLRSPDMATMHQDTSEDHELVREKLEEVFGITDSTPKAREVVVEVCDIVTERAARLAAAGIVGIIKKLGRIELKKSVVNVEGGLYEHYRIFRNYLHSSVWEMLGNELSDNVIVEPSHGGSGAGALFLAASQTQNPES; encoded by the exons ATGAGGAAGGAAGTGGTAGTGGTGGCAGCAGTGAGCACAGCTGCTACAATTGCGGCGGTAGCAGCACTGGTGAGGCAACGGAGGCGAAGGAAAGAGCAACGGTGGAAGCAAACTCAAACAATTCTACGCAAATTCGCAAGGGAATGTGCCACTCCTGTCCCAAGACTATGGCAGGTGGCAAATGCTTTGGTGTCTGAAATGCAAGCCTCTTTGGCATCCAATGAGACTACCGCTGATCTGAATATGCTTCTTTCTTACCTTGCTTCACTTCCAAATGG AGAAGAGAAGGGACTTTATTATGGGATAAATTTGAGAGCTACGGATTTTTTGATCTTATGCGCAAGACTTGGAGGGAAGAATGAGCCTATTTCTGATCTGCATAGGGAAGAGATTTCTATTCCTTCCGATGTGATGTGCTGTACTTCACAG GAATTATTTGACTATATTGCCGGGGAATTTGCAAAATTTGTTAATGCTCATCCGGATAATGGCAATGATACTTCagctaaagaaaagaaattgggTTACACCTGGTCACACTCGGTGGACCAAGTCACAACACTCTCACCCTCGGCCATAAAATGGAAGAATTTTGCGGCCAATGACACA GTGGAAGAAACATTGGTAACCAACATCAACCAAGCTCTTGCAAAACACGATTTGAATATGCGAGTTTACGCTCTG GTTGATGACACTATTGGAAGTTTGGCTGGAGGCAGATTCTACAACAGAGACTCTGTAGCTTCTGTTACTCTAGGAACGGGTACAAATGCTGCCTATGTGGAATCATCACAAGCAGTCCCCAAATGGCAGGGTCCATCACCGAAGTCAGGCGAGATTGTAAGTTACTTTCATGATTCAATTCCCTGTATTATTGCACTGAATGGTAAATACTTGAGCTTAACATTGCAGGTTATTAGCACAGAATGGGGTAACTTCAGTTCCTCCTCCTTTCCAGTCACCGAATTTGATGCTTCCTTGGATGCTGAAAGCTTGAATCCTGGCTCCATG ATTTTCGAAAAACTTGTTTCAGGAATGTATTTGGGAGAGATTGTCAGAAGAGTTTTGCTGAGGATGGCCAAAGAAGCAGACCTATTTGGCGATACTGTCCCACCAAAGCTTATGCTGCCATACCTATTAAG GTCACCTGACATGGCTACCATGCATCAAGACACGTCTGAAGACCATGAACTGGTCAGGGAAAAACTTGAAGAAGTTTTTGGG ATAACAGATTCTACACCAAAGGCGAGAGAAGTTGTAGTAGAGGTATGTGACATTGTTACAGAACGCGCGGCGCGACTAGCTGCAGCTGGAATTGTGGGAATAATTAAGAAGCTTGGAAGAATTGAGCTGAAGAAAAGCGTAGTGAATGTGGAAGGCGGACTTTATGAGCACTACCGAATCTTCAGAAATTATCTGCACAGCAGTGTTTGGGAAATGCTAGGAAATGAACTCTCAGACAATGTAATAGTTGAACCTTCTCACGGGGGTTCTGGAGCTGGAGCTCTCTTTCTTGCCGCTTCTCAGACTCAGAATCCTGAATCCTAA
- the LOC102607288 gene encoding transcription factor bHLH25-like: MELSSAKWVSEMEMEDSSIFNQYQTNSPFDCLVDGLSFQSFPSHEGYYPTKNSVHEPDSTSGSYSEASDQYQYHHHAVEHGLERPAKQLKTNSWNSSCTTELVYITPSPKASPSSSQIISFENSMTSSPAPTVAGSSFHGNINSSSSLISQGSYLDQFCSKKKVQEPRRVSSVIRDPSHAKDHVIAERKRREKLNQRFIALSALVPGLKKTDKASILGDSIKYLKQLQERVKALEEQTSKKTVESMIIVKKSQMIYTDDETSPTDINFDAQSNQYLPEIEVRVSDRDVLIRIHCEKNNNKGHLANILSEIENVHHLSVLSCNVLPFGNSTVDITVAAQMDVESDVTVKDLVKNLQPALRKFM, encoded by the exons ATGGAATTGTCATCAGCTAAATGGGTTTCTGAAATG gaAATGGAGGATTCGAGCATCTTCAATCAATATCAAACGAATAGCCCTTTTGATTGCTTAGTGGATGGGTTGAGTTTTCAATCTTTTCCTTCTCATGAGGGGTATTATCCGACCAAAAACTCAGTACACGAACCCGACAGTACCAGTGGTTCGTACAGTGAAGCTTCTGACCAGTatcaatatcatcatcatGCAGTTGAACATGGACTTGAGAGGCCAGCAAAACAGTTAAAGACCAATAGCTGGAACTCTTCTTGCACCACTGAATTAGTTTACATCACTCCAAGTCCAAAGGCTTCTCCTTCTTCGTCCCAAATCATTTCCTTTGAGAACTCGATGACCTCGTCTCCTGCACCTACAGTCGCTGGGTCGTCGTTTCACGGAAATATCaattcttcatcatctttgATTTCTCAGGGTTCCTACTTAGACCAATTTtgttccaaaaaaaaagtgcaagAGCCCAGGAGGGTTAGTTCTGTGATTAGAGATCCTTCACATGCTAAAGATCATGTTATTGCTGAAAGAAAACGCCGAGAGAAGCTCAACCAGCGGTTCATTGCTCTTTCAGCTCTTGTTCCTGGCCTTAAAAAG ACGGACAAGGCTTCTATCCTTGGAGATTCTATCAAATACTTGAAACAACTTCAAGAACGTGTGAAGGCACTTGAGGAACAGACATCAAAGAAGACAGTGGAGTCAATGATAATTGTGAAGAAATCTCAGATGATTTACACTGATGATGAAACCTCTCCAACTGATATCAACTTTGACGCTCAATCCAACCAATATCTCCCCGAAATCGAAGTCAGAGTTTCGGATAGAGATGTGCTCATTAGAATCCACTGCgagaagaacaacaacaaaGGACACTTGGCAAACATCCTAAGCGAAATCGAAAACGTTCATCATTTGTCTGTCCTCAGTTGCAACGTCTTGCCTTTCGGAAATTCCACTGTTGATATCACTGTTGCCGCTCAG ATGGACGTTGAATCGGACGTGACAGTAAAGGATCTTGTGAAAAACTTACAGCCAGCTTTACGGAAGTTCATGTGA